In Oncorhynchus mykiss isolate Arlee chromosome 1, USDA_OmykA_1.1, whole genome shotgun sequence, the following proteins share a genomic window:
- the LOC110494277 gene encoding mediator of RNA polymerase II transcription subunit 26 isoform X2, with amino-acid sequence MTSATATPQEMRDRLMQAIDGQSNICNMVAVMEVISYLEKYPITKEALEETRLGKLINDVRKKTKDEDLAKRAKKLLRTWQKLIEPGQSEALSKGHMGPPGVANGGMHLCRMDVSPPAAIPPSGKMVPELKSRNDFNNRYSPKAEKSGNRKRKGEQRDRQHIPMKLSKITAYERTHNSRLPTNGIGASPEAFTDTCGPHLKSDKDGAEHLDIDRLNNIPVNAVKPHPSSPGVPKPLSTSTLLKTAVLQQHGKMDLAVSGGGLHQPKHPRSNSYSPRSTKRDAVVKLSMTKSTTLLSPARSPRVMDSSGLGPSPLRSPHLLTPCMQGSLTVGPLPTESVLHWDGPADVDQRLQQSTRRPDSLHSKASSHSEVKAESDGSVTSTERKRRKKYRSRDYTVNLSGQPTEETTMPCRLKDRRLTFDPVTGQIKPSTLKESYPEWEATVTPVTPELPRTELLKQNHCAQNSPVTPSPFQQTNWKELSRNEIIQSYLNRQSNVLTLSGAQTSGAHFFMSEYLKQEGHHIKEGRKKHMLVPNIPDTDLPGLSRAVTNEDLNRIHKEHWPGVNGCYDTKDNWYEWTDCISLDSHGDDGKLNILPYVCLD; translated from the exons ATGACATCGGCTACGGCAACTCCGCAGGAGATGAGAGACCGGCTGATGCAGGCCATCGATGGCCAAAGCAAT ATCTGCAACATGGTGGCTGTAATGGAAGTCATTTCCTATTTGGAGAAATATCCCATCACCAAGGAAGCACTTGAG GAAACCCGCCTTGGCAAGCTGATCAACGACGTAAGGAAAAAGACGAAGGATGAGGATCTTGCCAAGCGTGCAAAGAAGCTCCTGCGCACATGGCAGAAGCTAATTGAGCCTGGGCAGAGTGAGGCACTATCCAAGGGGCATATGGGTCCGCCAGGCGTTGCCAACGGTGGTATGCATCTCTGCCGGATGGACGTCTCCCCTCCAGCTGCTATCCCGCCTTCAGGTAAAATGGTTCCGGAGCTCAAGAGTAGAAATGACTTCAACAACCGTTACTCCCCCAAAGCGGAAAAGTCAGGCAACCGAAAACGGAAGGGGGAACAGAGGGACAGGCAGCACATACCAATGAAATTGTCCAAAATAACCGCCTATGAAAGAACACACAACTCACGACTGCCAACAAATGGAATTGGAGCCAGTCCTGAGGCTTTTACGGACACATGTGGTCCACATCTTAAATCAGACAAGGATGGTGCTGAGCATCTTGACATCGACAGGCTCAACAATATCCCTGTCAATGCTGTCAAACCTCACCCTAGCTCACCGGGAGTACCCAAACCTCTGAGCACTTCCACATTGCTCAAAACGGCTGTTTTGCAACAGCATGGCAAAATGGACCTGGCTGTCTCAGGAGGGGGGCTGCATCAGCCCAAACACCCTCGAAGCAACTCATATAGTCCCAGAAGTACAAAACGGGATGCGGTAGTTAAACTGTCTATGACCAAATCAACGACTCTACTGAGCCCTGCTCGGAGCCCCAGGGTCATGGACAGCTCTGGACTGGGGCCCTCTCCTTTGCGTTCTCCACACCTTTTAACTCCATGTATGCAGGGTTCCCTCACTGTTGGGCCTCTGCCTACAGAGTCTGTCCTTCATTGGGACGGACCGGCAGACGTGGACCAACGCCTTCAACAAAGCACCAGGAGACCTGACTCTCTGCACTCCAAAGCCTCGTCCCACAGCGAGGTGAAGGCAGAGAGTGATGGTTCtgtcactagcacagagagaaagaggagaaagaaataCAGGTCCAGAGACTATACAGTGAACTTGAGTGGGCAGCCCACGGAAGAGACCACAATGCCATGTAGATTAAAAGACCGTAGACTTACGTTTGACCCTGTAACAGGGCAGATCAAACCCTCAACCCTCAAAGAGTCTTACCCGGAATGGGAGGCTACAGTGACTCCGGTCACACCAGAACTTCCTCGGACAGAACTGCTCAAGCAGAACCATTGTGCACAGAATAGCCCTGTTACTCCCAGTCCGTTTCAACAGACCAACTGGAAAGAGCTGTCAAGGAATGAAATCATCCAGTCCTACCTTAACCGTCAAAGCAACGTGCTCACATTGTCTGGGGCTCAAACCTCGGGGGCACACTTTTTCATGTCTGAGTACTTGAAACAAGAGGGACATCATATCAAAGAGGGCAGAAAAAAACACATGCTGGTACCAAATATCCCTGATACGGACTTACCAGGGTTGAGCCGAGCGGTCACAAACGAGGATCTCAACAGAATACACAAGGAGCACTGGCCTGGGGTGAATGGTTGCTATGACACCAAGGACAACTGGTATGAATGGACAGATTGCATTTCCTTAGACTCACATGGGGATGATGGCAAGCTGAATATCCTGCCATATGTCTGCCTAGACTGA
- the LOC110494277 gene encoding mediator of RNA polymerase II transcription subunit 26 isoform X1, whose amino-acid sequence MTSATATPQEMRDRLMQAIDGQSNQICNMVAVMEVISYLEKYPITKEALEETRLGKLINDVRKKTKDEDLAKRAKKLLRTWQKLIEPGQSEALSKGHMGPPGVANGGMHLCRMDVSPPAAIPPSGKMVPELKSRNDFNNRYSPKAEKSGNRKRKGEQRDRQHIPMKLSKITAYERTHNSRLPTNGIGASPEAFTDTCGPHLKSDKDGAEHLDIDRLNNIPVNAVKPHPSSPGVPKPLSTSTLLKTAVLQQHGKMDLAVSGGGLHQPKHPRSNSYSPRSTKRDAVVKLSMTKSTTLLSPARSPRVMDSSGLGPSPLRSPHLLTPCMQGSLTVGPLPTESVLHWDGPADVDQRLQQSTRRPDSLHSKASSHSEVKAESDGSVTSTERKRRKKYRSRDYTVNLSGQPTEETTMPCRLKDRRLTFDPVTGQIKPSTLKESYPEWEATVTPVTPELPRTELLKQNHCAQNSPVTPSPFQQTNWKELSRNEIIQSYLNRQSNVLTLSGAQTSGAHFFMSEYLKQEGHHIKEGRKKHMLVPNIPDTDLPGLSRAVTNEDLNRIHKEHWPGVNGCYDTKDNWYEWTDCISLDSHGDDGKLNILPYVCLD is encoded by the exons ATGACATCGGCTACGGCAACTCCGCAGGAGATGAGAGACCGGCTGATGCAGGCCATCGATGGCCAAAGCAAT CAGATCTGCAACATGGTGGCTGTAATGGAAGTCATTTCCTATTTGGAGAAATATCCCATCACCAAGGAAGCACTTGAG GAAACCCGCCTTGGCAAGCTGATCAACGACGTAAGGAAAAAGACGAAGGATGAGGATCTTGCCAAGCGTGCAAAGAAGCTCCTGCGCACATGGCAGAAGCTAATTGAGCCTGGGCAGAGTGAGGCACTATCCAAGGGGCATATGGGTCCGCCAGGCGTTGCCAACGGTGGTATGCATCTCTGCCGGATGGACGTCTCCCCTCCAGCTGCTATCCCGCCTTCAGGTAAAATGGTTCCGGAGCTCAAGAGTAGAAATGACTTCAACAACCGTTACTCCCCCAAAGCGGAAAAGTCAGGCAACCGAAAACGGAAGGGGGAACAGAGGGACAGGCAGCACATACCAATGAAATTGTCCAAAATAACCGCCTATGAAAGAACACACAACTCACGACTGCCAACAAATGGAATTGGAGCCAGTCCTGAGGCTTTTACGGACACATGTGGTCCACATCTTAAATCAGACAAGGATGGTGCTGAGCATCTTGACATCGACAGGCTCAACAATATCCCTGTCAATGCTGTCAAACCTCACCCTAGCTCACCGGGAGTACCCAAACCTCTGAGCACTTCCACATTGCTCAAAACGGCTGTTTTGCAACAGCATGGCAAAATGGACCTGGCTGTCTCAGGAGGGGGGCTGCATCAGCCCAAACACCCTCGAAGCAACTCATATAGTCCCAGAAGTACAAAACGGGATGCGGTAGTTAAACTGTCTATGACCAAATCAACGACTCTACTGAGCCCTGCTCGGAGCCCCAGGGTCATGGACAGCTCTGGACTGGGGCCCTCTCCTTTGCGTTCTCCACACCTTTTAACTCCATGTATGCAGGGTTCCCTCACTGTTGGGCCTCTGCCTACAGAGTCTGTCCTTCATTGGGACGGACCGGCAGACGTGGACCAACGCCTTCAACAAAGCACCAGGAGACCTGACTCTCTGCACTCCAAAGCCTCGTCCCACAGCGAGGTGAAGGCAGAGAGTGATGGTTCtgtcactagcacagagagaaagaggagaaagaaataCAGGTCCAGAGACTATACAGTGAACTTGAGTGGGCAGCCCACGGAAGAGACCACAATGCCATGTAGATTAAAAGACCGTAGACTTACGTTTGACCCTGTAACAGGGCAGATCAAACCCTCAACCCTCAAAGAGTCTTACCCGGAATGGGAGGCTACAGTGACTCCGGTCACACCAGAACTTCCTCGGACAGAACTGCTCAAGCAGAACCATTGTGCACAGAATAGCCCTGTTACTCCCAGTCCGTTTCAACAGACCAACTGGAAAGAGCTGTCAAGGAATGAAATCATCCAGTCCTACCTTAACCGTCAAAGCAACGTGCTCACATTGTCTGGGGCTCAAACCTCGGGGGCACACTTTTTCATGTCTGAGTACTTGAAACAAGAGGGACATCATATCAAAGAGGGCAGAAAAAAACACATGCTGGTACCAAATATCCCTGATACGGACTTACCAGGGTTGAGCCGAGCGGTCACAAACGAGGATCTCAACAGAATACACAAGGAGCACTGGCCTGGGGTGAATGGTTGCTATGACACCAAGGACAACTGGTATGAATGGACAGATTGCATTTCCTTAGACTCACATGGGGATGATGGCAAGCTGAATATCCTGCCATATGTCTGCCTAGACTGA
- the LOC110494277 gene encoding mediator of RNA polymerase II transcription subunit 26 isoform X3: MAIYNLSEMSRSTSPCQICNMVAVMEVISYLEKYPITKEALEETRLGKLINDVRKKTKDEDLAKRAKKLLRTWQKLIEPGQSEALSKGHMGPPGVANGGMHLCRMDVSPPAAIPPSGKMVPELKSRNDFNNRYSPKAEKSGNRKRKGEQRDRQHIPMKLSKITAYERTHNSRLPTNGIGASPEAFTDTCGPHLKSDKDGAEHLDIDRLNNIPVNAVKPHPSSPGVPKPLSTSTLLKTAVLQQHGKMDLAVSGGGLHQPKHPRSNSYSPRSTKRDAVVKLSMTKSTTLLSPARSPRVMDSSGLGPSPLRSPHLLTPCMQGSLTVGPLPTESVLHWDGPADVDQRLQQSTRRPDSLHSKASSHSEVKAESDGSVTSTERKRRKKYRSRDYTVNLSGQPTEETTMPCRLKDRRLTFDPVTGQIKPSTLKESYPEWEATVTPVTPELPRTELLKQNHCAQNSPVTPSPFQQTNWKELSRNEIIQSYLNRQSNVLTLSGAQTSGAHFFMSEYLKQEGHHIKEGRKKHMLVPNIPDTDLPGLSRAVTNEDLNRIHKEHWPGVNGCYDTKDNWYEWTDCISLDSHGDDGKLNILPYVCLD; encoded by the exons ATGGCTATTTATAACttatcagaaatgtccagatcaactagcccatgtcag ATCTGCAACATGGTGGCTGTAATGGAAGTCATTTCCTATTTGGAGAAATATCCCATCACCAAGGAAGCACTTGAG GAAACCCGCCTTGGCAAGCTGATCAACGACGTAAGGAAAAAGACGAAGGATGAGGATCTTGCCAAGCGTGCAAAGAAGCTCCTGCGCACATGGCAGAAGCTAATTGAGCCTGGGCAGAGTGAGGCACTATCCAAGGGGCATATGGGTCCGCCAGGCGTTGCCAACGGTGGTATGCATCTCTGCCGGATGGACGTCTCCCCTCCAGCTGCTATCCCGCCTTCAGGTAAAATGGTTCCGGAGCTCAAGAGTAGAAATGACTTCAACAACCGTTACTCCCCCAAAGCGGAAAAGTCAGGCAACCGAAAACGGAAGGGGGAACAGAGGGACAGGCAGCACATACCAATGAAATTGTCCAAAATAACCGCCTATGAAAGAACACACAACTCACGACTGCCAACAAATGGAATTGGAGCCAGTCCTGAGGCTTTTACGGACACATGTGGTCCACATCTTAAATCAGACAAGGATGGTGCTGAGCATCTTGACATCGACAGGCTCAACAATATCCCTGTCAATGCTGTCAAACCTCACCCTAGCTCACCGGGAGTACCCAAACCTCTGAGCACTTCCACATTGCTCAAAACGGCTGTTTTGCAACAGCATGGCAAAATGGACCTGGCTGTCTCAGGAGGGGGGCTGCATCAGCCCAAACACCCTCGAAGCAACTCATATAGTCCCAGAAGTACAAAACGGGATGCGGTAGTTAAACTGTCTATGACCAAATCAACGACTCTACTGAGCCCTGCTCGGAGCCCCAGGGTCATGGACAGCTCTGGACTGGGGCCCTCTCCTTTGCGTTCTCCACACCTTTTAACTCCATGTATGCAGGGTTCCCTCACTGTTGGGCCTCTGCCTACAGAGTCTGTCCTTCATTGGGACGGACCGGCAGACGTGGACCAACGCCTTCAACAAAGCACCAGGAGACCTGACTCTCTGCACTCCAAAGCCTCGTCCCACAGCGAGGTGAAGGCAGAGAGTGATGGTTCtgtcactagcacagagagaaagaggagaaagaaataCAGGTCCAGAGACTATACAGTGAACTTGAGTGGGCAGCCCACGGAAGAGACCACAATGCCATGTAGATTAAAAGACCGTAGACTTACGTTTGACCCTGTAACAGGGCAGATCAAACCCTCAACCCTCAAAGAGTCTTACCCGGAATGGGAGGCTACAGTGACTCCGGTCACACCAGAACTTCCTCGGACAGAACTGCTCAAGCAGAACCATTGTGCACAGAATAGCCCTGTTACTCCCAGTCCGTTTCAACAGACCAACTGGAAAGAGCTGTCAAGGAATGAAATCATCCAGTCCTACCTTAACCGTCAAAGCAACGTGCTCACATTGTCTGGGGCTCAAACCTCGGGGGCACACTTTTTCATGTCTGAGTACTTGAAACAAGAGGGACATCATATCAAAGAGGGCAGAAAAAAACACATGCTGGTACCAAATATCCCTGATACGGACTTACCAGGGTTGAGCCGAGCGGTCACAAACGAGGATCTCAACAGAATACACAAGGAGCACTGGCCTGGGGTGAATGGTTGCTATGACACCAAGGACAACTGGTATGAATGGACAGATTGCATTTCCTTAGACTCACATGGGGATGATGGCAAGCTGAATATCCTGCCATATGTCTGCCTAGACTGA